A window from Drosophila nasuta strain 15112-1781.00 chromosome 3, ASM2355853v1, whole genome shotgun sequence encodes these proteins:
- the LOC132788923 gene encoding BTB/POZ domain-containing adapter for CUL3-mediated RhoA degradation protein 3, translating into MSGDQKVLLKGHASQYVKLNVGGRLYYTTIGTLTKHNDTMLSAMFSGRMEVLTDSEGWILIDRCGNHFGILLNFLRDGSVPLPETNKEIAELLAEAKYYCITELAMSCERALYTHQEPKPICRIPLITSQKEEQLLISASSKPAVILVVQRQNNKYSYTSTSDDNLLKNIELFDKLSLRFNERILFIKDVIGPSEICCWSFYGHGKKVAEVCCTSIVYATDRKHTKVEFPEARIYEETLQVLLYENRNAPDQELLQATSSVRAGGVSGTSMHQYTSDEEEERTGLARLRSNKRNNPT; encoded by the exons ATGTCCGGGGATCAGAAGGTGCTGCTTAAGGGCCACGCCTCCCAGTACGTTAAGCTAAACGTAGGCGGGCGTTTGTATTACACGACAATTGGCACGCTGACCAAACACAATGACACAATGCTGAGCGCAATGTTCAGTGGCCGCATGGAGGTCTTGACTGATTCAGAAG GTTGGATTCTAATCGATCGCTGTGGCAATCACTTTGGCATACTTCTCAACTTCCTGCGAGATGGTAGCGTGCCGCTGCCGGAAACAAACAAAGAGATTGCTGAGCTACTGGCCGAAGCTAAGTACTATTGCATCACGGAGCTGGCTATGTCCTGTGAGCGCGCCTTGTATACGCACCAGGAGCCGAAGCCCATCTGTCGCATACCGCTGATAACGTCGCAGAAAGAGGAGCAACTCTTGATCAGTGCATCGTCAAAGCCAGCAGTGATATTGGTGGTGCAGCGACAGAATAACAAATACTCCTACACTAGCACTTCGGATGATAATCTGCTCAAAAATATCGAGTTGTTCGACAAGCTCTCGTTGCGCTTTAATGAGCGCATACTCTTCATTAAGGATGTAATTGGACCCAGTGAGATTTGTTGCTGGAGCTTCTATGGCCACGGTAAAAAGGTTGCCGAAGTCTGTTGCACATCCATTGTGTATGCTACCGATCGCAAGCATACGAAGGTGGAGTTTCCCGAGGCACGCATTTACGAGGAAACGTTGCAGGTGCTGCTTTATGAGAATCGCAATGCTCCTGACCAAGAGCTGCTGCAGGCCACATCTTCGGTGCGTGCGGGCGGCGTCAGCGGGACGAGCATGCATCAGTATACCAgcgatgaggaggaggagcgcACCGGACTCGCCAGACTACGATCGAATAAACGCAACAATCCCACTTGA
- the LOC132788925 gene encoding intraflagellar transport protein 20 homolog translates to MEELQKAGLYIDEIYRLRVQDPRIANQTIELRQECLEYSRNLQELKKFGEDFYKISNNFAKDVEKEKLRAIGTQNQLKTMAKQRQSEQQVYQSQILEQTVELERLKSEYQYLQRIESEQQDIINNFLMNQ, encoded by the coding sequence ATGGAAGAACTACAGAAAGCGGGACTCTATATCGACGAAATCTATAGACTCCGTGTGCAGGATCCAAGAATAGCAAATCAGACAATTGAATTGCGACAGGAATGCCTGGAGTACTCGCGAAACCTACAGGAGCTCAAGAAATTCGGCGAGGACTTCTATAAGATATCCAACAATTTCGCCAAGGATGTGGAAAAGGAAAAGTTGCGTGCAATTGGCACACAGAATCAACTAAAGACGATGGCCAAGCAGCGGCAGAGCGAACAGCAAGTCTATCAGAGTCAGATACTTGAGCAGACGGTCGAGTTGGAGCGTTTGAAGAGCGAATATCAGTACTTGCAACGCATTGAGTCTGAACAACAGGATATCATTAACAATTTCCTAATGAATCAATAA
- the LOC132788922 gene encoding INO80 complex subunit B: MGKTEDRRSKRSKRQKPARFASPTESASSPVPTNVASEVEIEIATTTQITSTTPTHVKAVVSATPTPSITKAIESEPPTQRVRPASSTKTSPHVLPAAGNANAKKAKKRRNSDTSSDEERWLNAIETGKLEDVDDELKKIKDPKLMTARQRAMYERSQDAEPALSGFVEELIALPSGYREKEKPQTAEDIQKAALKSQKRKQQADERREKDKQKTMERLLKKQESGKQRAAARQKNQQKLSLPSLTYMNTLEGAYIMVPPGQEFPLQAQVADPPPRIQLCGIAGCGKRKIYSCSKTNMPLCSLACYRKNLVVAQI; the protein is encoded by the exons ATGGGGAAAACAGAAG ATCGTCGCTCCAAACGCAGTAAACGCCAGAAACCAGCAAGATTTGCCTCGCCAACAGAGTCTGCCTCGTCGCCAGTTCCAACAAATGTAGCCTCCGAAGTTGAAATCGAAATTGCAACAACTACACaaataacatcaacaacaccaacacatGTGAAAGCAGTAGTGTCTGCAACTCCAACTCCTTCAATTACCAAAGCAATTGAGTCTGAGCCTCCCACTCAACGCGTACGACCTGCGAGCAGCACAAAGACTTCGCCCCATGTTTTGCCGGCAGCTGGAAATGCGAATGCAAAAAAGGCGAAAAAACGTCGCAACAGCGACACGTCTAGCGATGAGGAGCGCTGGCTGAATGCCATTGAGACAGGTAAACTAGAGGATGTAGATGACGAGCTGAAAAAGATCAAGGATCCCAAGCTAATGACGGCACGTCAAAGAGCCATGTATGAAAGAAGTCAGGACGCTGAGCCAGCGCTCTCTGGCTTTGTCGAGGAGTTAATCGCACTGCCTAGCGGCTATCGGGAGAAGGAGAAGCCACAAACGGCCGAGGATATTCAGAAGGCTGCGCTCAAGTCAcagaaacgaaaacaacaagcGGACGAACGCCGAGAAAAGGATAAACAAAAGACAATGGAGCGTCTGCTGAAGAAACAGGAGAGCGGTAAGCAGCGAGCTGCAGCTCGTCAGAAAAATCAACAGAAACTCTCGCTGCCCTCGCTAACCTACATGAATACACTGGAGGGCGCATACATTATGGTACCACCAGGTCAAGAGTTTCCGCTGCAAGCACAGGTTGCTGACCCCCCGCCACGCATTCAATTGTGCGGAATTGCAGGCTGTGGCAAGCGCAAGATATACAGCTGCTCCAAGACGAATATGCCGCTGTGCAGCCTAGCGTGttatcggaaaaatttggtgGTTGcccaaatataa